From the genome of Impatiens glandulifera chromosome 9, dImpGla2.1, whole genome shotgun sequence, one region includes:
- the LOC124914016 gene encoding cold-regulated 413 plasma membrane protein 2-like: MVREMDYLAMKSDPQLIHSDINELIIVSKRLLNHAIELGNLGYVDTSTSLEWIASFAAIYLLILDRTNWRTNMLTSLLVPYIFLSLPVVLFNYFSGDFGKWVAFIAVVLRMFFPRHFPDWLEIPGSLVLLLVVAPNLFSYTLRYSIGSIVICLIIGCYLLQEHIKASGGFRNALTRSHGISNTLGIVLLLVYPVWVLVVSFV; this comes from the exons ATGGTCAGGGAAATGGACTATTTGGCAATGAAATCCGATCCTCAATTGATTCATTCCGACATTAATGAACTTATCATCGTTTCTAAGCGTCTACTGAACCACGCTATCGAACTTGGTAACCTAGGGTACGTCGACACATCTACTTCTCTAGAATGGATTGCCTCCTTCGCTGCCAT ATACTTGCTAATATTGGATCGGACAAACTGGAGAACAAATATGCTGACTTCACTTTTGGTCCCTTATATATTTCTAAGTCTTCCAGTGGTATTATTCAACTACTTTAG TGGGGATTTTGGAAAATGGGTTGCATTCATAGCTGTGGTGTTGAGGATGTTCTTTCCTAGACATTTTCCAG ATTGGCTGGAAATACCAGGATCATTAGTTCTTCTTCTAGTTGTTGCTCCAAACTTGTTCTCATACACCCTCAGGTATAGCATTGGAAGCATTGTAATTTGCCTTATTATTGGGTGCTATCTTTTGCAAGAGCACATCAAGGCTTCTGGTGGGTTTAGGAATGCATTAACTCGTAGCCATGGGATATCGAATACGCTTGGCATTGTACTCTTGCTTGTCTATCCTGTCTGGGTATTGGTTGTCTCTTTTGTTTAA
- the LOC124914014 gene encoding pentatricopeptide repeat-containing protein At1g20230-like, with amino-acid sequence MNLKVWTEFPSRVNLSIFKKCLNSGDLVHARQLFDKMSEPNVRSSTVLIDGYTKHGYPREGIKLYRELQRKNIIQPDKLLLLSVIKACAALANLDRAKEIHTDAIKYGFDSDLLLGNALIDMYGRCKCAEFARHVFGGLIVKDVISWTSIASCFILNGMSMEALQFFREMGFNRVRPNSITLSSILRACSDLKHLRFGREIHGFVIRNEPDENVFVTGGLINMYGHCSSIDQAETVFNNTSKHDTVSWNVMLTAFFANEEPEKALCVYSQMIDKRVKFDYASWNVVIGGCLRNDRTIEAFQILRDMQKLGFKPNQITITTLLTAFATFENLRGGKETHGYIFRNFLDDITSTNTALLFAYAKCGELEASCRVFDMMKKKDKTAWTTMIVTFSLHGDGKRALSHFQKMLNSGFKPDAIAFTGVLSGCSHSCLVDEAREVFKSMKRDYSVEPDAEHYSCMIDVLGRAGHLDEAYRLIQTMPMEPTVGAWGALLGACRTYKNVDLGRVVAEELFAIEPKNAGNYALLTNIFSNAKLWEDAAETRKLMRERGIRKEAGCSWIRVKNKVYSFVAGEKRDYFQADEIYKFLEEIGEKIRLVGYKPKTEFVLQDIEGVEEKEDMLCNHSEKLAVAFGILNLNGSSSVSVFKNLRICGDCHSAIKCIAKVVGVRIVVRDCQRFHHFSDGVCSCGDFW; translated from the coding sequence ATGAATTTAAAGGTATGGACTGAATTCCCATCACGGGTGAATCTTAGTATCTTCAAGAAATGTTTAAATTCAGGGGATCTTGTTCATGCCCGCCAACTGTTTGATAAAATGTCTGAACCAAATGTGAGGTCTTCAACTGTATTAATAGATGGGTATACGAAACATGGCTATCCAAGAGAAGGGATTAAGCTTTATAGGGAGTTGCAGAGGAAGAACATCATTCAACCAGATAAGTTATTACTTCTATCAGTTATCAAAGCATGTGCTGCTTTAGCCAATCTTGATAGAGCAAAAGAGATTCATACTGATGCAATCAAATACGGGTTTGATTCTGATCTTCTACTTGGAAATGCTTTAATTGACATGTATGGTAGATGTAAATGTGCTGAATTTGCACGACATGTTTTTGGTGGGCTGATTGTTAAGGATGTGATCTCATGGACATCTATTGCTTCTTGTTTTATACTCAATGGTATGTCAATGGAAGCTCTTCAATTTTTCCGTGAAATGGGGTTTAATCGAGTTAGACCCAATTCGATAACATTGTCATCCATCCTCAGGGCATGTTCTGATTTGAAACACTTACGTTTTGGGAGAGAAATCCATGGTTTCGTTATCAGAAACGAACCGGATGAGAATGTGTTTGTTACTGGTGGATTAATAAACATGTATGGTCATTGTTCTAGTATTGATCAAGCTGAGACAGTATTCAATAATACATCTAAACACGACACTGTTTCATGGAATGTCATGTTAACTGCATTCTTTGCCAACGAAGAGCCAGAGAAAGCTCTTTGTGTATACAGTCAAATGATCGATAAACGGGTGAAATTCGATTACGCGTCGTGGAATGTTGTCATCGGAGGGTGTCTACGAAATGATCGAACAATCGAAGCGTTTCAGATTCTCCGTGACATGCAGAAACTCGGTTTCAAACCTAATCAGATCACGATCACAACCCTCTTGACAGCTTTCGCTACGTTTGAAAACTTAAGAGGCGGGAAGGAAACACACGGATACATATTTCGAAACTTTCTTGACGATATAACTTCAACGAATACCGCGTTACTCTTCGCATACGCTAAATGCGGAGAATTGGAAGCTTCATGTCGAGTGTTCGACATGATGAAGAAAAAGGATAAAACGGCGTGGACCACAATGATCGTTACATTTTCGCTCCACGGAGATGGGAAACGAGCGTTATCgcattttcaaaaaatgttaAACTCAGGTTTTAAACCCGACGCCATAGCTTTCACCGGGGTATTGTCCGGTTGCAGCCATTCGTGTTTGGTCGACGAGGCTCGCGAGGTTTTCAAATCAATGAAACGCGACTACTCAGTTGAACCTGATGCCGAGCATTATTCGTGCATGATCGACGTTCTGGGTCGCGCAGGTCATTTAGACGAGGCGTATCGGTTGATCCAAACTATGCCTATGGAACCAACAGTAGGGGCTTGGGGAGCCTTGCTGGGCGCATGTAGAACGTATAAGAACGTTGATTTGGGTCGTGTGGTGGCGGAAGAGCTGTTCGCGATTGAACCAAAGAACGCAGGGAATTACGCGCTTCTGACAAATATATTTTCGAATGCGAAACTATGGGAGGATGCTGCGGAAACGAGGAAGTTGATGAGAGAACGAGGAATAAGGAAGGAAGCGGGTTGCAGTTGGATTCGGGTGAAGAACAAGGTGTACAGTTTTGTTGCGGGTGAGAAAAGAGACTATTTTCAGGCAGATGAAATTTACAAGTTTTTGGAGGAAATTGGGGAAAAGATAAGGTTAGTTGGGTATAAGCCGAAAACCGAATTTGTTTTGCAAGATATAGAGGGGGTCGAAGAGAAGGAAGATATGTTGTGCAATCATAGCGAGAAGTTGGCGGTTGCGTTTGGAATACTTAACTTGAATGGTTCGTCTTCGGTTAGTGTGTTTAAGAACCTGAGGATTTGCGGGGATTGTCATAGTGCTATTAAATGTATAGCAAAGGTTGTCGGGGTTCGAATTGTCGTGAGAGATTGCCAAAGGTTTCATCATTTCAGCGACGGGGTTTGCTCTTGTGGAGATTTTTGGTGA
- the LOC124916696 gene encoding CASP-like protein 5C1 → MNELPGSLGTTASLALRLGQAIFSVSSLLFMCYNVQFNNLPPFCFLVTIMGLVLPWSMTFALVDLYSICIIKLNSRQAGLMFVIVIGDWILSMLTLAAAGSVASLTDFLIMSNSRFCHGEFNLCGRYKLSVAMTFLSWSLSLASCLLNLWFIASM, encoded by the exons ATGAACGAACTTCCGGGTTCTTTAGGTACCACCGCAAGCTTGGCGTTGCGATTAGGCCAAGCCATATTCTCTGTCTCATCCCTACTTTTCATGTGTTACAATGTTCAATTCAACAACCTTCCTCCATTTTG TTTCTTGGTGACGATCATGGGATTGGTGTTACCATGGAGTATGACATTTGCTTTGGTGGATTTATATTCGATATGTATCATCAAATTGAATTCTCGTCAAGCTGGATTAATGTTTGTGATTGTGATTGGAGATTGGATATTATCTATGCTTACTCTTGCTGCAGCAGGATCTGTAGCTAGTTTGACAGATTTCTTGATCATGAGTAATTCTCGATTCTGTCATGGAGAATTCAATTTGTGCGGTAGATATAAGCTTTCTGTGGCTATGACATTCTTGTCTTGGTCTCTTTCCTTAGCTTCTTGTCTTCTCAATCTTTGGTTTATTGCTTCTATGTAA
- the LOC124916635 gene encoding uncharacterized protein LOC124916635: MGICSSCEVNTGVATAKLIMHDGRLQEFSYPVKASFLMQKDPTCFICNSDEMEFNDVLSAINADEELQPGQLYFAIPLSRLQRPIQAEEMAALAVKANSAFIKSGCCRKMVSNMKVVENGGGRAASELGSRRGRSGRDRRGRFTAILTAIPE, translated from the coding sequence ATGGGGATTTGTAGCTCGTGCGAGGTTAACACCGGCGTCGCTACCGCAAAACTGATAATGCATGATGGAAGATTGCAAGAATTCTCATACCCAGTTAAAGCTTCATTCTTAATGCAGAAAGATCCGACGTGTTTTATTTGTAATTCCGATGAGATGGAATTTAACGATGTATTATCCGCCATTAACGCCGATGAAGAACTTCAGCCGGGTCAGTTATATTTCGCGATACCTTTGAGTCGATTACAGCGGCCGATACAGGCGGAGGAGATGGCGGCATTGGCTGTGAAAGCTAATTCGGCGTTTATAAAGAGCGGTTGTTGCCGGAAAATGGTTAGTAATATGAAGGTGGTGGAAAACGGCGGTGGTCGTGCGGCGTCTGAGTTAGGGAGTAGAAGGGGGAGGAGCGGTCGCGATCGTAGGGGGAGATTTACGGCGATTTTGACTGCTATACCTGAATAG
- the LOC124915434 gene encoding uncharacterized protein LOC124915434, with product MLLRNNECKLNLLSALIGQLLKRHSFNRRTASFHHASTLLRTENPLAGSDVLVNHQPELENENEIHPFLQSSVLQHWFKNWQEKRRHKLTASTFAGAIGFFPQRRVHLWKEKVGLIKPFSGNLATCWSNIKEEEALGRYKCLTDNHLIFPEFQVYGKEKPNDDWIAASPDGVVYGLPSRGVLEIKCPFFNGDMSQASPWKRLPLYCIPQAQGLMEIMDCDWMDFYVWTIHGSSLFRIHRDEQYWEMLKVALSDFWWNHVQPASEFYKRNEISNGLIELEMWKPQPRHESWSTIVKESRRVVNDSELLIREINGKLQYY from the exons ATGCTGCTTAGGAATAATG AGTGCAAATTGAATTTGCTCTCGGCCTTAATTGGTCAGCTTTTGAAACGCCACTCTTTTAACAGAAGAACCGCTTCATTTCATCATGCATCTACATTGCTAAGAACTGAAAACCCACTTGCTGGTAGTGATGTTTTAGTTAATCATCAACCTGAACtcgaaaatgaaaatgaaattcatCCCTTTCTTCAATCAAGTGTGTTACAGCATTGGTTCAAAAATTGGCAGGAAAAGAGGCGGCATAAGCTGACAGCTAGTACATTTGCTGGTGCTATAGGTTTCTTTCCTCAAAGGAGGGTTCATTTATGGAAGGAGAAAGTCGGTTTAATCAAGCCGTTTAGTGGTAACTTGGCTACTTGTTGGAGCAacataaaagaagaagaagctcttGGAAGATATAAGTGTCTAACTGATAACCATCTGATATTTCCTGAATTTCAGGTATATGGGAAGGAAAAACCCAATGATGATTGGATCGCAGCATCGCCTGATGGAGTTGTATATGGCTTGCCATCTAGAGGTGTTCTTGAGATAAAATGTCCATTCTTTAATGGTGATATGAGTCAGGCTTCTCCATGGAAGAGACTTCCCTTATATTGTATTCCACAAGCCCAAGGCTTGATGGAGATCATGGATTGTGATTGGATGGATTTTTATGTTTGGACTATTCACGGAAGCAGTCTGTTTAGGATACACAGGGATGAACAGTATTGGGAAATGTTGAAAGTGGCATTGTCTGATTTCTGGTGGAATCACGTACAGCCAGCTAGTGAGTTTTACAAAAGAAATGAGATTAGCAATGGATTGATTGAATTAGAAATGTGGAAACCGCAGCCTCGGCATGAGTCTTGGAGTACCATTGTCAAAGAAAGCAGACGCGTAGTTAATGATTCTGAACTATTGATTCGCGAGATCAATGGGAAATTGCAATATTATTAG